In Flavobacterium sp. CS20, a single window of DNA contains:
- the rplN gene encoding 50S ribosomal protein L14, translating into MVQQESRLRVADNTGAKQVLVIRVLGGTKKRYASVGDKVVVSVKEATPNGSIKKGAVSTAVIVRTNKEVRRPDGSYIRFDDNACVLLNPTGEMRGTRVFGPVAKELRENKFMKIVSLAPEVL; encoded by the coding sequence ATGGTACAACAAGAATCAAGATTAAGAGTAGCCGATAATACTGGTGCCAAGCAAGTTTTGGTCATTAGAGTATTAGGTGGTACTAAAAAAAGATACGCAAGCGTTGGTGACAAAGTTGTCGTCAGTGTAAAAGAAGCCACACCTAATGGTAGTATCAAAAAAGGTGCAGTATCAACAGCTGTAATTGTAAGAACCAACAAAGAAGTCAGAAGACCCGATGGCTCTTACATCAGATTTGATGATAACGCATGTGTTTTGTTAAACCCAACTGGTGAAATGAGAGGAACACGTGTTTTTGGTCCAGTTGCAAAAGAATTGAGAGAAAATAAATTCATGAAAATCGTTTCATTGGCACCTGAAGTGCTTTAA
- the rpsQ gene encoding 30S ribosomal protein S17, translating to MEKRNLRKERIGVVTSNKMLKSIVVSEVKKIKHPIYGKFVLKTKKYVAHDEKDTCNEGDTVKIMETRPLSKTKRWRLVDIIERAK from the coding sequence ATGGAAAAAAGAAATTTAAGGAAAGAACGTATAGGTGTTGTAACAAGCAATAAAATGCTTAAATCAATAGTCGTGTCTGAAGTAAAAAAAATCAAACACCCTATCTACGGAAAATTCGTTCTAAAAACAAAAAAGTATGTAGCCCACGATGAAAAAGATACGTGTAACGAAGGCGATACTGTTAAAATAATGGAAACAAGACCTCTGAGCAAAACAAAGCGTTGGAGATTAGTTGATATAATTGAAAGAGCTAAATAA
- the rpmC gene encoding 50S ribosomal protein L29 yields the protein MKQSEIIKLSDADLVEALETTKQKISELKMAHTLTPLENPMQIRTLRRSVARMNTEISKRNLV from the coding sequence ATGAAACAATCTGAAATAATAAAATTATCTGACGCTGATTTGGTTGAAGCCTTAGAAACAACCAAACAGAAAATATCTGAACTCAAAATGGCTCATACTTTGACACCATTAGAAAACCCAATGCAAATCAGAACATTACGAAGATCTGTTGCAAGAATGAATACAGAAATCAGCAAAAGAAATTTAGTTTAA
- the rplP gene encoding 50S ribosomal protein L16, with the protein MLQPKKTKFRKQQKVRMKGNSNRGHRLSNGTFGLKSLDSSFITSRQIEAARIVATRYMKREGSLWIKIFPDKPITKKPLEVRMGKGKGALEYYAAVVKPGRIMFEIGGVTQDIAKEALRLARQKLPVKTKFVVARDYQE; encoded by the coding sequence ATGTTACAACCAAAGAAAACCAAATTTCGAAAGCAACAAAAAGTACGAATGAAAGGTAACTCTAATAGAGGACACCGACTTTCTAATGGTACTTTTGGTTTGAAGTCTTTAGACTCATCTTTTATAACTTCAAGACAAATTGAAGCCGCTCGTATTGTCGCCACAAGATATATGAAAAGAGAAGGCTCTTTGTGGATAAAAATATTTCCAGATAAACCTATCACTAAAAAACCTCTCGAGGTTAGAATGGGTAAAGGAAAAGGTGCATTAGAATATTATGCAGCTGTTGTTAAACCAGGAAGAATTATGTTTGAAATAGGTGGTGTAACTCAAGATATCGCTAAAGAAGCTTTAAGACTTGCAAGACAAAAATTGCCAGTTAAAACAAAGTTTGTTGTCGCTAGAGATTATCAAGAATAA
- the rpsC gene encoding 30S ribosomal protein S3: protein MGQKTNPVGNRLGIIKGWESNWYGGNDYGDNIAEDDKIRKYIHARLSKASVSRVIIERTLKIVTVTITTARPGIIIGKGGQEVDKLKEELKQLTNKEVQVNIFEIKRPELDAFLVASSVARQVENRISYRRAIKMAILATMRMNAEGIKIQIAGRLNGAEMARVESYKEGRIPLSTFRADIDYALVEAHTTYGRLGIKVWIMKGEVYGKRELSPLVGLQKKGGKNTKSNRSRDRRRK from the coding sequence ATGGGACAAAAAACAAACCCGGTAGGAAATAGATTAGGAATTATAAAAGGTTGGGAATCCAACTGGTATGGTGGTAATGATTATGGTGATAATATTGCTGAAGACGATAAAATCAGAAAATATATTCACGCTAGACTGTCCAAAGCCAGTGTATCTAGAGTTATCATCGAACGTACACTTAAAATAGTAACCGTTACAATTACTACTGCAAGACCTGGAATTATAATTGGTAAAGGCGGTCAAGAAGTTGATAAATTAAAAGAAGAATTAAAACAACTCACCAACAAAGAAGTTCAAGTAAATATTTTTGAAATTAAAAGACCTGAACTTGATGCGTTTTTAGTTGCTTCAAGTGTAGCAAGACAAGTTGAAAATAGAATTTCATACCGTAGAGCTATCAAAATGGCCATTCTTGCAACTATGAGAATGAATGCAGAAGGCATAAAAATTCAAATTGCTGGAAGATTGAATGGTGCAGAAATGGCACGTGTAGAATCTTACAAAGAAGGCAGAATCCCATTATCAACCTTTAGAGCTGACATTGATTATGCCTTAGTTGAAGCCCATACAACATACGGAAGATTAGGGATTAAAGTTTGGATTATGAAAGGTGAAGTGTATGGAAAAAGAGAACTTTCACCACTTGTAGGATTACAGAAAAAAGGAGGAAAAAACACTAAGTCTAATCGCTCAAGAGATAGACGTAGAAAATAA
- the rplV gene encoding 50S ribosomal protein L22 has product MGVRKKQRAEAIKERKSNLAYAKLNNCPTSPRKMRLVTDLVRGMDVEKALQVLKFSKKEAAQRVEKLLLSAIANWQQKNEDAAIENAGLYIKEIKVDSARVLKRLRPAPQGRAHRIRKRSNHVTLILGENNNLDS; this is encoded by the coding sequence ATGGGAGTTAGAAAAAAACAACGTGCTGAAGCTATAAAAGAAAGGAAATCTAATTTGGCGTATGCTAAATTAAACAACTGCCCTACTTCGCCAAGAAAAATGAGATTAGTGACTGATTTGGTCAGAGGTATGGACGTTGAAAAAGCTTTACAAGTTTTAAAATTCAGCAAAAAAGAAGCCGCACAACGTGTAGAAAAACTTTTGCTTTCAGCTATTGCCAATTGGCAACAAAAAAATGAAGATGCTGCTATAGAAAACGCTGGGCTATACATCAAAGAAATAAAAGTTGATAGTGCTAGAGTTTTAAAAAGATTAAGACCTGCTCCTCAAGGAAGAGCACACAGGATAAGAAAACGTTCTAACCACGTTACTTTAATTTTAGGTGAAAATAATAATTTAGATAGCTAA
- the rpsS gene encoding 30S ribosomal protein S19, with translation MARSLKKGPYVHYKLERKVAQNVESGKKSVIKTWSRASMITPDFVGQTIGVHNGKQFVPVFITENMVGHKLGEFSPTRTFRGHTSAKNKK, from the coding sequence ATGGCTAGATCACTAAAAAAAGGACCTTACGTTCACTATAAATTAGAGAGAAAAGTGGCTCAAAATGTTGAGTCTGGCAAAAAGTCAGTTATTAAAACTTGGTCAAGAGCATCAATGATTACACCAGATTTTGTTGGTCAAACCATCGGTGTTCACAATGGGAAACAATTTGTACCTGTTTTTATAACTGAAAATATGGTAGGTCATAAATTAGGTGAATTTTCACCAACTCGTACATTTAGAGGACATACCTCAGCTAAAAACAAAAAGTAA
- the rplB gene encoding 50S ribosomal protein L2: MPVKKLKPITPGQRFKVVSGFDAITTDKPEKSLLAPIKKSGGRNNQGKMTMRYRGGGHKRRYRIIDFKRNKTDMPATVKSIEYDPNRTAYIALIQYKDGEKSYIIAPSGLKVGQIVQSGDTASADIGNALPLSKIPFGSIISCIELVPGNGAVMVRSAGTFAQLTAKEGKYVTIKLPSGETRLVLSDCKAMIGAVSNSDHQLLISGKAGRSRWLGRRPRTRPVVMNPVDHPMGGGEGRASGGHPRSRKGIPAKGFKTRSLTKSSNKHILERKKK; this comes from the coding sequence ATGCCTGTAAAAAAACTAAAACCAATAACGCCAGGTCAGCGATTTAAAGTTGTAAGTGGGTTCGACGCCATAACAACTGATAAGCCGGAAAAGTCTTTGCTTGCTCCGATAAAAAAATCTGGTGGTCGAAACAACCAAGGAAAAATGACAATGCGCTACCGTGGTGGTGGTCATAAAAGACGTTACAGAATTATCGATTTCAAAAGAAATAAAACCGATATGCCTGCAACAGTTAAGTCAATAGAATATGACCCTAACCGAACAGCATATATAGCATTGATTCAATATAAAGACGGAGAAAAAAGCTATATCATAGCTCCAAGTGGATTAAAAGTTGGACAAATCGTTCAATCTGGTGATACAGCATCTGCCGATATTGGTAATGCTTTACCTTTATCTAAAATACCATTTGGCTCTATCATTTCTTGTATTGAATTAGTACCAGGCAATGGAGCTGTAATGGTCAGAAGTGCAGGAACATTTGCTCAATTAACAGCTAAAGAAGGTAAATATGTAACCATTAAATTGCCATCAGGTGAAACAAGATTAGTTCTATCTGATTGTAAAGCAATGATTGGTGCAGTTTCTAATAGCGATCATCAATTATTGATATCAGGTAAAGCTGGTAGAAGTCGTTGGTTAGGCAGAAGACCTAGAACCAGACCAGTTGTGATGAACCCAGTTGATCACCCAATGGGTGGTGGTGAAGGAAGAGCTTCAGGTGGTCATCCAAGATCGCGTAAAGGCATTCCTGCTAAAGGTTTTAAAACAAGATCTTTAACAAAATCGAGTAACAAACATATTTTAGAACGTAAAAAGAAATAA
- the rplW gene encoding 50S ribosomal protein L23, which yields MSILIKPIITEKATEDSELNNRFSFFVDNKANKIQIKDAVENAYGVTVDKVRTMNIKPTVKTKYTKTGMVTGKTDALKKAIIQVADGDTIDLYSNL from the coding sequence ATGAGTATTTTAATCAAACCTATTATAACAGAAAAAGCTACAGAAGATAGTGAGTTAAACAACCGCTTCTCTTTTTTTGTAGATAATAAAGCCAACAAAATCCAAATCAAAGATGCTGTTGAAAATGCTTATGGAGTTACAGTTGACAAAGTAAGAACGATGAATATTAAACCAACAGTGAAAACAAAGTACACTAAAACAGGAATGGTAACAGGTAAGACTGATGCTCTAAAAAAAGCAATCATTCAAGTTGCCGATGGTGATACTATTGATTTATACAGTAATCTTTAA
- the rplD gene encoding 50S ribosomal protein L4, which yields MKVEVLDIKGKETGKTVNLSKDVFGIEPNEHAVYLDVKQHLASKRQGTHKAKERADIKGSTRKIKKQKGTGTARAGSIKSPIFKGGGRVFSPRPRNYRFKLNKKLKRLARASALSQKANDNELLVVENFTFDSPKTKEFLKVLENLKLDDKKSVFVFADANNNVYLSSRNLKRHKVLTASELNTYRILNNDVLVLSESVIEYLEQNLSQ from the coding sequence ATGAAAGTAGAGGTATTAGACATAAAAGGAAAAGAAACGGGTAAAACGGTTAACCTTTCTAAAGATGTTTTTGGCATTGAGCCAAACGAGCACGCGGTTTATCTTGATGTTAAGCAACATCTCGCCAGCAAAAGACAAGGTACACATAAAGCTAAAGAAAGAGCCGATATAAAAGGAAGTACTCGAAAAATTAAAAAACAAAAAGGAACTGGTACTGCACGAGCTGGAAGTATTAAATCACCCATATTTAAAGGTGGTGGTCGTGTATTCAGTCCTCGCCCTAGAAATTATCGCTTTAAATTAAACAAAAAATTAAAACGTTTAGCTAGAGCTTCAGCTTTGTCACAAAAAGCCAATGATAATGAACTATTAGTTGTTGAAAACTTTACTTTTGACAGTCCAAAAACCAAAGAATTTTTAAAAGTTTTAGAAAATTTAAAACTTGACGATAAAAAATCGGTTTTTGTGTTTGCAGATGCAAATAATAATGTATATTTGTCGTCCCGTAATTTGAAAAGACATAAGGTCTTAACAGCTTCAGAATTAAATACTTACAGAATTTTAAACAATGATGTTTTAGTATTATCTGAGTCGGTAATTGAATATTTAGAACAAAACTTGAGTCAATAA
- the rpsJ gene encoding 30S ribosomal protein S10 has translation MSQKIRIKLKSYDHNLVDKSADKIVKTVKTTGAVVTGPIPLPTKKKIFTVLRSPHVNKKAREQFQLDSYKRLLDIYSSSSKTIDALMKLELPSGVEVEIKV, from the coding sequence ATGAGTCAAAAAATTAGAATAAAGTTAAAATCATACGATCACAATTTAGTTGATAAATCAGCTGATAAGATTGTTAAAACCGTAAAAACCACTGGTGCTGTAGTTACAGGTCCAATACCACTTCCTACAAAGAAGAAGATATTTACTGTATTGCGTTCACCTCACGTCAATAAAAAAGCAAGAGAACAATTTCAATTAGATTCTTACAAGCGTTTGTTAGACATCTATAGTTCATCATCAAAAACAATTGATGCTCTGATGAAATTAGAATTGCCAAGTGGTGTTGAAGTCGAGATAAAAGTATAA
- the rpsG gene encoding 30S ribosomal protein S7, translating into MRKRLAKKRSIIPDPKFHDPLVTRFVNMLMWDGKKSVAFDIFYQAIDIVEEKKQDEEKTALDLWKDALSNIMPHVEVRSRRVGGATFQIPTPIRPDRKVSTAMKWLILFARKRNEKSMPAKLVAEILVAAKEEGATVKKRVDTHKMAEANKAFSHFRF; encoded by the coding sequence ATGAGAAAAAGATTAGCCAAAAAACGTTCCATCATACCCGATCCAAAATTTCATGACCCATTGGTCACACGTTTTGTGAATATGCTGATGTGGGACGGCAAAAAATCTGTGGCTTTTGATATTTTTTATCAAGCTATTGATATTGTTGAAGAAAAAAAACAAGATGAAGAGAAGACAGCTTTAGATCTTTGGAAAGACGCATTATCTAATATAATGCCTCACGTAGAAGTTAGAAGCCGTCGTGTTGGTGGTGCAACATTTCAAATACCAACACCAATTAGACCTGACCGTAAGGTGTCAACTGCCATGAAATGGTTGATACTTTTCGCAAGAAAACGCAACGAAAAATCTATGCCAGCTAAATTGGTCGCAGAAATACTTGTCGCTGCTAAAGAAGAAGGTGCGACTGTTAAGAAACGTGTAGATACTCATAAAATGGCAGAAGCTAATAAAGCATTTTCACACTTTAGATTCTAA
- the rpsL gene encoding 30S ribosomal protein S12: MPTISQLVRKGRKTTTKKSKSAALDSCPQRRGVCTRVYTTTPKKPNSAMRKVARVRLTNGKEVNAYIPGEGHNLQEHSIVLVRGGRVKDLPGVRYHIVRGALDTAGVEGRLQRRSKYGAKRPKK; encoded by the coding sequence ATGCCAACAATTTCACAATTAGTAAGAAAAGGAAGAAAGACCACTACTAAGAAGAGTAAATCGGCTGCTTTGGACTCTTGTCCTCAACGTCGTGGCGTATGTACGCGTGTTTACACAACAACACCAAAAAAACCAAACTCAGCAATGCGTAAAGTTGCTCGTGTGAGGTTAACCAATGGTAAGGAAGTGAACGCCTACATTCCCGGCGAAGGACACAATCTTCAAGAGCACTCGATAGTATTAGTAAGAGGTGGAAGAGTAAAAGATTTACCTGGTGTTAGGTATCACATCGTAAGAGGTGCACTTGATACAGCAGGTGTAGAAGGAAGACTGCAACGCCGATCTAAGTATGGTGCAAAACGTCCAAAAAAATAA
- a CDS encoding IS4 family transposase, with product MNKSKNFSGQPIIKQVLNFILPNDVYRTAEKHNSDRYTKKFTTYEHLVTMIFTVISGCSSLREVSSIMLACEGKINHLGLKDFPKRSTLSDANRRRSSSVFADIYHLLYKRYHRFLSDSRTYEPAVKDLKIVDSSTITLFSDILKGVGRNSLNGKKKGGIKMHTMINAMEDVPCLIKFSNAATHDHTFLKDLELKKGSYVVFDKGYVDYKQYQKWTLENIYFVTRQKDNARYTSLEEFDIPDTVDDAVLKDEKIELKDNDGKPFYLRRIAFGTINTKKFMSSLPTIMNFRQIKLPRSTRTGGKSRLCSNALNKTSR from the coding sequence ATGAACAAAAGTAAAAATTTCAGCGGTCAACCCATTATCAAACAGGTTTTAAATTTTATTTTACCCAACGATGTTTATCGGACAGCCGAAAAGCATAACAGCGACAGATACACTAAAAAGTTCACTACTTATGAGCATTTAGTTACTATGATTTTCACTGTCATTAGTGGTTGTAGCTCGCTTCGTGAAGTATCGAGTATTATGCTTGCTTGTGAAGGAAAAATCAACCATTTGGGGCTAAAAGATTTCCCAAAGCGAAGCACATTATCTGACGCCAACAGGAGAAGAAGCTCATCAGTATTTGCTGATATTTACCATTTACTCTATAAACGTTACCACCGATTTTTGTCGGACAGCAGAACTTATGAACCAGCTGTAAAAGACCTTAAAATTGTTGATTCATCAACTATAACACTCTTTAGTGACATTCTTAAAGGTGTAGGTAGAAACTCACTCAACGGCAAAAAGAAAGGTGGTATCAAGATGCACACTATGATAAATGCTATGGAAGATGTGCCCTGTCTGATAAAGTTCTCAAATGCTGCAACCCATGACCATACCTTTTTAAAGGATCTTGAACTCAAGAAAGGTTCTTATGTCGTCTTTGATAAAGGTTATGTGGATTATAAACAATACCAAAAATGGACCTTAGAGAATATTTACTTTGTGACCAGACAAAAAGACAATGCCCGTTATACAAGCCTTGAAGAGTTTGATATTCCCGACACGGTAGATGATGCTGTCCTAAAGGACGAAAAAATAGAACTCAAAGACAATGACGGTAAGCCATTTTACCTTAGAAGAATAGCTTTTGGTACGATAAACACCAAAAAGTTTATGAGTTCATTACCAACAATTATGAACTTCAGGCAGATAAAATTGCCGAGATCTACAAGAACAGGTGGCAAATCGAGACTATGTTCAAACGCCTTAAACAAAACTTCCCGCTAA
- the deoC gene encoding deoxyribose-phosphate aldolase, whose product MNTYIDHTLLKPEATENQIKTLCKEAKTYNFASVCVHPDYVEIAKQQLNNSTVKVCTVIGFPLGANTTATKVFEAQDAIKNGADEIDMVINISWLKDKFYDKLESEITTIKKAIENHILKVIVEISLLTDDEIVKISQIVSNANADFIKTSTGFGTHGATLEAVQLMKANISSQVQIKASGGIRDYKTAKAYIDLGVTRLGTSSGVEIVKGKNSTKTY is encoded by the coding sequence ATGAATACCTACATAGATCATACTTTATTAAAACCTGAAGCCACTGAAAATCAAATTAAAACCTTATGTAAAGAAGCCAAAACATACAACTTTGCATCCGTTTGTGTTCATCCAGATTATGTTGAAATAGCAAAACAACAGTTAAATAATTCCACTGTAAAAGTCTGCACCGTAATTGGTTTTCCTCTGGGTGCAAACACCACGGCGACCAAAGTTTTTGAAGCACAAGACGCTATTAAAAATGGTGCTGATGAAATTGATATGGTCATCAACATCAGTTGGCTTAAAGATAAATTTTATGACAAACTTGAAAGTGAAATTACAACTATTAAAAAAGCAATTGAGAATCATATCTTAAAGGTTATTGTCGAAATCAGTTTATTAACCGATGATGAAATCGTTAAAATCAGCCAAATCGTCTCTAATGCTAATGCGGATTTCATTAAAACTTCAACAGGATTTGGTACTCACGGTGCAACTTTAGAAGCCGTGCAACTTATGAAAGCCAATATTTCAAGTCAAGTCCAAATCAAAGCTTCAGGTGGTATTAGAGATTACAAAACTGCCAAAGCCTATATCGATTTGGGCGTTACTCGACTCGGGACATCTTCGGGTGTTGAAATTGTTAAAGGCAAAAATTCAACCAAAACTTACTAA
- the deoD gene encoding purine-nucleoside phosphorylase, producing MSVHLNAKRGDISDKVLLPGDPLRAKWIAETFLEKPVCYNTIRNMFGYTGHYKGQPISVQGTGMGMPSASIYIEELINDYDVKSLIRVGSAGSLQNNVKLRDVVIAMSASTNSSFNKQRFNGEDYAPTANFELFQKAVDYAKSHHINFHAGNVFSSDIFYADNKDYYKVWAQHNVLCVEMEVTALYTIVAKYGLKALGILTISDSLINGSRTSAEEREQSFSDMIQIALDTIIN from the coding sequence ATGAGTGTACACCTCAACGCCAAAAGAGGCGATATTTCAGACAAAGTATTATTGCCTGGTGATCCTTTGCGTGCCAAATGGATTGCTGAAACCTTTTTAGAAAAACCTGTTTGCTACAATACCATAAGAAATATGTTTGGATACACAGGACATTATAAAGGTCAACCAATTTCCGTTCAAGGTACTGGAATGGGAATGCCATCTGCAAGTATCTATATAGAAGAATTGATCAATGACTATGACGTTAAATCTCTTATCAGAGTTGGTAGTGCTGGCTCGCTTCAAAACAATGTCAAATTGAGAGATGTGGTTATAGCAATGTCAGCTTCTACCAATTCATCTTTCAACAAACAACGATTTAATGGTGAAGATTACGCACCAACTGCCAATTTTGAACTTTTTCAGAAAGCAGTAGATTATGCAAAATCGCATCATATCAATTTTCACGCAGGCAATGTATTTTCTTCTGACATTTTTTACGCTGACAATAAAGATTATTACAAAGTTTGGGCACAACACAACGTGCTATGTGTTGAAATGGAAGTTACTGCACTCTATACTATAGTCGCAAAATATGGACTCAAAGCTTTAGGAATATTGACCATTTCAGACTCTTTGATTAATGGCTCGCGTACTTCTGCAGAAGAACGAGAGCAGAGTTTTAGCGATATGATACAAATTGCTTTAGACACTATTATCAATTGA
- a CDS encoding DUF1853 family protein yields MKPLENKSLYNQFIGFLKMPNLFSNSQVFSIPSFETNDFKTIEFDDIDFKALNKHKYLGKRAEYFMKAYLEQNKNYNPIYHSLQIQDDKTTLGELDFLFYDHQENKWIHLELICKFYVFTGKENFNNLDNWIGPNLKDRLDYKIEKLKTHQLQICKKPQTQQLLKKLNIDVASVETKICYKAKLYLPFEFKNFNLNHLNSACVKGKYYNNEVFKKFKFSEMLFYVPQKHEWLCQPETNTQWYDFKKAQNILKPSIKEKRSQMIWRKTKTDEFFEDVVVWW; encoded by the coding sequence TTGAAACCTCTTGAGAACAAATCACTTTACAATCAGTTTATAGGATTTTTGAAAATGCCTAATCTGTTTTCAAATTCACAGGTTTTTTCTATCCCATCTTTTGAAACCAATGATTTCAAAACTATCGAATTTGATGATATTGATTTTAAAGCTTTAAACAAACATAAATATCTCGGCAAACGTGCTGAATATTTTATGAAAGCTTATTTAGAGCAAAATAAAAATTACAATCCCATTTATCATAGCTTGCAAATTCAAGATGACAAAACCACCTTAGGCGAATTAGATTTTTTGTTTTATGACCATCAAGAAAACAAATGGATTCACTTAGAATTGATTTGCAAATTCTATGTCTTTACAGGAAAAGAAAACTTTAATAACCTTGACAATTGGATTGGACCAAATTTAAAAGACAGATTAGATTATAAAATTGAAAAACTCAAAACACATCAATTACAAATTTGTAAAAAACCACAAACACAACAACTACTCAAAAAGTTGAACATTGACGTAGCATCAGTAGAAACGAAAATTTGTTACAAAGCCAAATTATATTTACCGTTTGAATTCAAAAACTTTAATCTAAATCACTTAAATTCTGCATGCGTCAAAGGCAAATATTACAATAATGAAGTTTTTAAAAAATTTAAATTTTCAGAGATGTTGTTTTACGTGCCACAAAAACACGAATGGCTATGTCAACCTGAAACTAACACTCAATGGTATGATTTTAAAAAAGCCCAAAACATTTTAAAACCAAGTATAAAAGAAAAGCGTTCTCAAATGATTTGGCGAAAAACTAAAACCGACGAGTTTTTTGAAGATGTTGTGGTTTGGTGGTAA
- a CDS encoding rhomboid family intramembrane serine protease, with product MQDISTVTIFIIIANVLLSFKGFNDDLFFHKYCFKIGAIQQGEYLRVLTSAFLHINTTHLLVNMLTLYFFANSVIAYLGVTGFLGVYFGSLLLGNMLSLYFHKDEPQYTAVGASGAVVGVLYASILLRPDMMLGLFFFIPLPAYVFGIGYLLYSIWAMKRGQDNIGHDAHFGGAMGGFFITIILSPWVLTEHFLMVVLLTIPIVLLFVLKKMGKL from the coding sequence ATGCAAGATATCTCTACAGTTACTATTTTCATCATTATTGCGAATGTTTTGTTGTCATTCAAAGGCTTTAATGATGATTTGTTTTTTCATAAATATTGTTTCAAAATAGGTGCTATTCAACAAGGCGAGTATTTACGTGTTTTGACTTCTGCTTTCTTACATATCAATACGACTCATCTGTTAGTAAATATGTTGACCTTATATTTCTTTGCCAATTCTGTTATTGCATATCTTGGTGTAACGGGTTTTTTAGGGGTGTATTTTGGAAGTTTATTGCTCGGAAATATGTTGTCTTTGTATTTTCATAAAGACGAGCCTCAATATACAGCTGTTGGTGCAAGTGGAGCAGTAGTTGGAGTTTTGTATGCTTCAATTTTGTTAAGACCTGATATGATGTTAGGTTTGTTTTTTTTTATTCCATTGCCTGCTTATGTATTTGGGATTGGCTATTTATTATACTCCATTTGGGCTATGAAACGCGGTCAAGACAATATCGGACATGATGCCCATTTTGGCGGTGCCATGGGTGGATTTTTTATTACAATAATCCTTTCTCCTTGGGTATTAACCGAACATTTTTTGATGGTTGTCCTGTTAACAATTCCTATTGTTTTGCTTTTTGTGTTGAAAAAAATGGGTAAACTTTAA